Proteins encoded together in one Sceloporus undulatus isolate JIND9_A2432 ecotype Alabama chromosome 4, SceUnd_v1.1, whole genome shotgun sequence window:
- the LOC121930059 gene encoding complement factor H-related protein 2-like, with the protein MARYLLGSTGLLLLWICCTAQNFPIYQQGQVAYDDLVNLLTDSEIPAKCGPPPAIDNAMLIARRAQEYLSGATVIYQCYRLYEMEGTPIARCSNGHWRGVPRCVQTCRADESEMGHNNIQLRSITKSTSMRASDYWMEFECKAGFHMDPSSAPFRKQCVKGRWVYPRCI; encoded by the exons ATGGCGCGCTACTTGCTGGGCTCCACTGGTCTGCTCTTGCTATGGATCTGTTGCACAGCACAGAATT tcccCATATACCAACAGGGACAAGTTGCTTATGACGATTTGGTGAACCTCTTGACTGATTCGG AGATTCCAGCCAAGTGTGGTCCTCCACCAGCTATTGATAATGCAATGCTTATTGCCCGTCGAGCACAAGAATACTTATCAGGTGCAACTGTGATATACCAGTGCTATAGACTGTATGAAATGGAAGGCACTCCAATTGCACGGTGTTCAAATGGTCACTGGAGAGGCGTGCCCAGATGTGTTC aGACCTGTAGAGCAGATGAAAGTGAGATGGGCCATAACAACATACAACTGAGGTCAATAACTAAATCAACATCCATGAGAGCATCTGATTATTGGATGGAATTTGAGTGTAAAGCAGGATTTCATATGGATCCATCATCAGCACCTTTTAGAAAACAATGTGTAAAGGGAAGATGGGTGTATCCAAGATGCATATAG
- the F13B gene encoding coagulation factor XIII B chain isoform X1, with the protein MGYKSWIFLLLLVAPGGLLGEDKLCELPNIENGRIAPYYYSFRNYYFPMKKNGKLSYSCLAGYTTESGSQDGRINCTTRGWSPAPKCYKKCVKPPLDNGVFSDTKLSYIIWETLQYTCDSGYWTPEGNKDETAQCLQDGWSAQPRCIKATGTCSAPDLPHGHYHISQRVFSPNEKLKYSCVEGYLTTGGNPTEEVLCTPQGWSLLPKCTKLGCPFINPIEHGGVRPRKGRYEEGDVVQFFCLEGYSLKGAELIQCYYFGWSPEPPVCEEIRNKCPPPPQPPNTKVLTNSRTYHHGDTLHLECEQPFEIRGAEDIQCENGKWTSPPKCIEIDRAASRDGHHNLETDGSCSSPPIIENSIIINRINPLMSYKSGSLVEYRCLQFHLMKGSNTIHCIQGSWTNPPICLKPCLINEETFGNYNIEMKWRLEGELYFLHGDTTEFVCKPGYVLSSATRESQLLVQCNNGQLKYPKCVFKGTNENCGSPPSIENGVIVGSTTTNYAHGSTVEYSCPEYHFLQGSRTVSCSRGQWTTPPSCIEPCTLSQEEMANNNLILRWSFDNRPYFLHGEFVEFICKQYHMRPPSSSLADFRVQCQNGQLLYPRCIEIRG; encoded by the exons ATGGGATATAAAAGCTGGATTTTTCTATTGTTACTGGTTGCCCCAGGGGGACTTCTTGGAGAAG ACAAGCTTTGTGAATTGCCCAACATAGAAAATGGAAGAATTGCCCCATATTACTATAGTTTTAGAAATTACTACTTTCCaatgaagaaaaatggaaagctTTCTTATTCCTGTTTGGCTGGTTATACAACTGAGAGTGGGAGTCAAGATGGGAGGATAAACTGCACAACAAGAGGATGGTCACCTGCCCCAAAATGTTATA AGAAATGTGTGAAACCTCCCTTGGATAATGGTGTTTTTTCTGATACAAAACTGTCCTACATTATATGGGAGACCCTCCAGTACACTTGTGATTCAGGCTATTGGACTCCTGAAGGAAACAAGGATGAAACTGCACAGTGTCTTCAAGATGGATGGTCAGCCCAGCCAAGATGCATCAAAGCAACTG gtacttGTTCAGCACCAGACCTTCCCCATGGGCACTACCATATATCCCAGAGAGTGTTCAGTCCTAATGAGAAACTCAAATATAGCTGTGTTGAGGGATATCTTACTACTGGAGGCAATCCAACAGAGGAAGTGCTGTGTACTCCTCAAGGCTGGTCCCTTCTTCCCAAGTGTACCA AACTGGGATGTCCGTTTATAAATCCTATAGAACACGGAGGTGTTCGTCCCAGGAAGGGAAGGTATGAAGAAGGAGATGTTGTTCAGTTTTTCTGTTTGGAAGGCTATTCCCTGAAAGGagcagaattaattcagtgctATTACTTTGGCTGGTCCCCAGAGCCTCCAGTATGTGAAG AAATAAGAAACAAGTGTCCTCCTCCACCCCAACCCCCTAATACAAAAGTACTAACCAATTCAAGGACTTACCATCATGGAGACACACTACATTTAGAGTGTGAGCAGCCATTTGAAATCAGAGGAGCAGAAGACATTCAGTGTGAGAATGGCAAGTGGACTTCACCACCCAAATGTATAG AGATAGACAGAGCAGCAAGTAGAGATGGTCATCACAATCTTGAaactgatggaagctgcagttcccCTCCTATAATTGAAAATAGCATCATAATTAATAGAATCAATCCACTGATGAGCTACAAAAGTGGTTCTTTAGTGGAATACAGATGTCTCCAGTTCCATCTGATGAAAGGATCTAATACAATTCACTGCATTCAAGGAAGCTGGACAAACCCTCCAATTTGTTTAA AACCATGTTTGATTAATGAAGAAACCTTTGGCAATTACAATATAGAAATGAAATGGAGGCTGGAAGGAGAATTGTATTTCTTACATGGTGACACTACTGAATTCGTATGTAAACCAGGATATGTTTTGTCCTCAGCAACTAGAGAATCCCAGTTGCTGGTGCAGTGCAATAATGGACAGCTAAAATATCCCaagtgtgtttttaaag GCACAAATGAAAACTGTGGCTCTCCGCCTTCCATAGAAAATGGAGTTATTGTgggctcaacaacaacaaactatgcccatggttcaacagtagaatacagTTGCCCCGAATATCATTTTTTGCAAGGATCTAGAACAGTGTCCTGTTCACGTGGCCAGTGGACTACTCCACCCAGTTGCATAG aacCATGTACCCTATCACAGGAGGAGATGGCAAACAATAATTTGATTCTGAGATGGAGTTTTGACAATCGACCTTATTTTCTGCATGGAGAATTTGTTGAGTTTATATGTAAACAATATCACATGAGACCGCCATCAAGTTCACTAGCTGATTTTAGAGTACAGTGTCAGAATGGGCAACTGCTATATCCACGGTGCATTGAGATAAGAGG gtgA
- the F13B gene encoding coagulation factor XIII B chain isoform X2, translating into MGYKSWIFLLLLVAPGGLLGEDKLCELPNIENGRIAPYYYSFRNYYFPMKKNGKLSYSCLAGYTTESGSQDGRINCTTRGWSPAPKCYKKCVKPPLDNGVFSDTKLSYIIWETLQYTCDSGYWTPEGNKDETAQCLQDGWSAQPRCIKATELGCPFINPIEHGGVRPRKGRYEEGDVVQFFCLEGYSLKGAELIQCYYFGWSPEPPVCEEIRNKCPPPPQPPNTKVLTNSRTYHHGDTLHLECEQPFEIRGAEDIQCENGKWTSPPKCIEIDRAASRDGHHNLETDGSCSSPPIIENSIIINRINPLMSYKSGSLVEYRCLQFHLMKGSNTIHCIQGSWTNPPICLKPCLINEETFGNYNIEMKWRLEGELYFLHGDTTEFVCKPGYVLSSATRESQLLVQCNNGQLKYPKCVFKGTNENCGSPPSIENGVIVGSTTTNYAHGSTVEYSCPEYHFLQGSRTVSCSRGQWTTPPSCIEPCTLSQEEMANNNLILRWSFDNRPYFLHGEFVEFICKQYHMRPPSSSLADFRVQCQNGQLLYPRCIEIRG; encoded by the exons ATGGGATATAAAAGCTGGATTTTTCTATTGTTACTGGTTGCCCCAGGGGGACTTCTTGGAGAAG ACAAGCTTTGTGAATTGCCCAACATAGAAAATGGAAGAATTGCCCCATATTACTATAGTTTTAGAAATTACTACTTTCCaatgaagaaaaatggaaagctTTCTTATTCCTGTTTGGCTGGTTATACAACTGAGAGTGGGAGTCAAGATGGGAGGATAAACTGCACAACAAGAGGATGGTCACCTGCCCCAAAATGTTATA AGAAATGTGTGAAACCTCCCTTGGATAATGGTGTTTTTTCTGATACAAAACTGTCCTACATTATATGGGAGACCCTCCAGTACACTTGTGATTCAGGCTATTGGACTCCTGAAGGAAACAAGGATGAAACTGCACAGTGTCTTCAAGATGGATGGTCAGCCCAGCCAAGATGCATCAAAGCAACTG AACTGGGATGTCCGTTTATAAATCCTATAGAACACGGAGGTGTTCGTCCCAGGAAGGGAAGGTATGAAGAAGGAGATGTTGTTCAGTTTTTCTGTTTGGAAGGCTATTCCCTGAAAGGagcagaattaattcagtgctATTACTTTGGCTGGTCCCCAGAGCCTCCAGTATGTGAAG AAATAAGAAACAAGTGTCCTCCTCCACCCCAACCCCCTAATACAAAAGTACTAACCAATTCAAGGACTTACCATCATGGAGACACACTACATTTAGAGTGTGAGCAGCCATTTGAAATCAGAGGAGCAGAAGACATTCAGTGTGAGAATGGCAAGTGGACTTCACCACCCAAATGTATAG AGATAGACAGAGCAGCAAGTAGAGATGGTCATCACAATCTTGAaactgatggaagctgcagttcccCTCCTATAATTGAAAATAGCATCATAATTAATAGAATCAATCCACTGATGAGCTACAAAAGTGGTTCTTTAGTGGAATACAGATGTCTCCAGTTCCATCTGATGAAAGGATCTAATACAATTCACTGCATTCAAGGAAGCTGGACAAACCCTCCAATTTGTTTAA AACCATGTTTGATTAATGAAGAAACCTTTGGCAATTACAATATAGAAATGAAATGGAGGCTGGAAGGAGAATTGTATTTCTTACATGGTGACACTACTGAATTCGTATGTAAACCAGGATATGTTTTGTCCTCAGCAACTAGAGAATCCCAGTTGCTGGTGCAGTGCAATAATGGACAGCTAAAATATCCCaagtgtgtttttaaag GCACAAATGAAAACTGTGGCTCTCCGCCTTCCATAGAAAATGGAGTTATTGTgggctcaacaacaacaaactatgcccatggttcaacagtagaatacagTTGCCCCGAATATCATTTTTTGCAAGGATCTAGAACAGTGTCCTGTTCACGTGGCCAGTGGACTACTCCACCCAGTTGCATAG aacCATGTACCCTATCACAGGAGGAGATGGCAAACAATAATTTGATTCTGAGATGGAGTTTTGACAATCGACCTTATTTTCTGCATGGAGAATTTGTTGAGTTTATATGTAAACAATATCACATGAGACCGCCATCAAGTTCACTAGCTGATTTTAGAGTACAGTGTCAGAATGGGCAACTGCTATATCCACGGTGCATTGAGATAAGAGG gtgA